A genomic stretch from Candidatus Schekmanbacteria bacterium includes:
- the def gene encoding peptide deformylase: MSVLEIVKYPSRILRTESTPIENIDGEIAKLVDDMLETMYDAPGIGLAAPQVGKNIRLIVLDTGQREGEKGEVYKLINPEIEFVDGENEVFEEGCLSVPNISEKVVRPDKIIVRAVTLDEKEIEFEASGLLSRVIQHEVDHLNGKLFIDRVSKIKKELIKMKLRKMQKD, encoded by the coding sequence CAGAGTCAACACCCATAGAGAATATAGATGGAGAAATAGCCAAGCTTGTTGATGATATGCTTGAGACTATGTACGATGCCCCCGGAATAGGGCTTGCCGCACCGCAGGTTGGGAAAAATATCCGCTTGATTGTACTTGATACTGGACAACGGGAAGGGGAAAAGGGAGAAGTATATAAGCTAATAAATCCTGAAATTGAGTTTGTTGATGGAGAGAATGAAGTTTTTGAGGAAGGATGTTTAAGCGTGCCGAATATTTCTGAGAAGGTTGTAAGACCCGACAAGATTATCGTTAGAGCGGTAACCCTCGATGAAAAGGAAATAGAATTTGAGGCATCAGGGCTTTTAAGCAGAGTAATTCAGCATGAGGTTGACCACCTCAATGGAAAGCTTTTTATCGACAGAGTGAGCAAGATAAAAAAAGAGCTTATAAAGATGAAGTTAAGAAAGATGCAGAAGGATTGA